Proteins encoded in a region of the Clostridium beijerinckii genome:
- a CDS encoding baseplate J/gp47 family protein, protein MYENNTEENLRSQMLDSIDSGISKSEGYFVYDAIAPSAKTIADYYKALDTILKLVFGEEAPEVPQDEYDKFIDKDAARHGLERKQGLYSVGQVTFLGLENSIIYENSIVQTVEGLKYKVTSQGKIKNGKCILGIKAIEIGSKYNVPANAIVEIPIKINGITNVKNESATTSGTDTETSENLLERIISKEREESSSGNIYDYEKWALQISGVEYVKVKPLWDKSNGMNGNGTVKVIVAGNNGMQLDDTIVQKVKQYIDPVDGQGSGKAPIGATVTVVSVNPLKIDVNILGLTALDGFDIKDVKDNIKESLDNYFKTIPVGGVVKINTVEAKVVMTAGVNDISSVKINNDTKNIITADEDKASLGGIIYE, encoded by the coding sequence ATGTATGAAAATAATACTGAAGAAAATTTAAGATCACAAATGCTAGATAGTATTGATTCTGGAATATCAAAAAGTGAAGGATATTTTGTATATGATGCGATTGCTCCATCTGCTAAAACCATAGCAGATTATTATAAGGCTCTAGATACAATTTTGAAATTAGTATTTGGTGAGGAAGCTCCAGAGGTTCCTCAAGATGAATATGATAAATTTATAGATAAAGATGCAGCAAGACATGGCTTAGAGAGGAAGCAAGGTTTATATTCAGTGGGGCAAGTGACTTTTTTAGGGTTAGAAAATTCTATAATATATGAGAACAGCATAGTTCAAACTGTTGAAGGCTTAAAATATAAGGTGACATCTCAAGGAAAAATTAAAAATGGAAAATGCATACTAGGAATTAAAGCAATAGAAATAGGTTCTAAATATAATGTTCCAGCTAATGCTATAGTTGAAATACCTATTAAAATAAATGGGATAACTAATGTGAAAAATGAAAGTGCAACTACCAGTGGAACTGATACTGAAACTAGTGAAAATTTATTAGAAAGAATCATATCTAAAGAGAGAGAAGAGAGCAGCAGTGGAAATATATATGATTATGAAAAATGGGCTCTTCAGATATCTGGTGTTGAATATGTGAAAGTAAAACCTCTTTGGGATAAAAGTAATGGAATGAATGGAAATGGAACTGTAAAGGTAATAGTTGCAGGAAATAATGGAATGCAGTTAGATGATACTATAGTACAAAAAGTTAAACAATATATAGATCCAGTAGATGGTCAAGGAAGTGGTAAGGCGCCAATAGGGGCTACAGTAACTGTAGTGTCAGTCAATCCATTAAAAATTGATGTTAATATACTTGGTCTTACTGCATTAGATGGATTTGATATAAAGGATGTTAAAGACAATATAAAAGAGTCTCTTGATAATTATTTTAAAACAATTCCAGTAGGCGGCGTTGTAAAAATAAATACTGTTGAGGCAAAGGTAGTAATGACAGCTGGAGTTAATGATATATCTTCAGTAAAAATAAACAATGATACTAAAAATATAATTACGGCTGATGAAGATAAGGCATCTTTGGGAGGGATAATTTATGAATAA
- a CDS encoding DUF2634 domain-containing protein, with protein MASILPETNLNMANKLAAFSQEEKVTDIPKEYAWDFEKNDFKLKDGKFQIVEGIEALKIWIWKSLKTSKGKYPIYSGAYGNEFEKIIGKGFSKSLIESEAKRLTLECLKENQHILGVKNFEVDKNNDILTITFTAITECGEVTIDV; from the coding sequence GTGGCTAGTATATTACCTGAAACAAACTTAAACATGGCAAATAAACTTGCGGCATTTTCACAAGAAGAGAAAGTTACAGATATTCCTAAAGAATATGCCTGGGATTTTGAAAAAAATGATTTTAAACTTAAGGATGGAAAATTTCAAATTGTAGAAGGAATAGAAGCACTAAAAATATGGATATGGAAATCTCTTAAAACAAGCAAAGGAAAGTATCCAATTTACAGTGGTGCATATGGAAATGAATTTGAAAAAATAATTGGTAAAGGGTTCAGTAAAAGTTTAATTGAAAGTGAGGCTAAAAGGTTAACTTTAGAATGCTTAAAGGAAAATCAGCACATATTAGGCGTAAAAAACTTTGAGGTGGATAAAAACAATGATATTTTAACCATAACTTTTACAGCAATAACTGAATGTGGGGAGGTGACAATTGATGTATGA
- a CDS encoding DUF2577 domain-containing protein, giving the protein MDPYVKMLNLMKRKGAESNPLSICIAKVNSPPPEIIIQTNDLQLYKEDLYIADYLLSGYSRQASVTNTDGTAVSFLDTIKIGDELAVLPTKDNQTWIILCKVVKCSG; this is encoded by the coding sequence ATGGATCCATATGTAAAAATGTTAAATTTAATGAAAAGAAAAGGTGCAGAAAGTAATCCTCTTTCCATATGCATTGCTAAGGTTAATTCTCCACCTCCTGAAATAATAATTCAAACAAATGATTTGCAGCTATATAAGGAGGATCTTTATATAGCTGATTACTTATTATCAGGATATTCAAGACAAGCATCAGTAACAAATACTGATGGTACTGCAGTAAGCTTTCTAGATACAATTAAAATTGGCGATGAGCTAGCAGTCTTACCTACTAAAGATAATCAAACATGGATAATACTTTGTAAGGTGGTGAAATGTAGTGGCTAG
- a CDS encoding XkdQ/YqbQ family protein, whose translation MIKIYSLYEGWLLTDITPVCKSIELSASIDQPARKCSFSMLYSLSDINQPRVQICPGTLIKIVDETYGEIFRGEVVDRTLGSSNQEETFTCYDYMRFIMSSSTSMNIKNMSPESVVYKACEELNIKVGNVVETGMPIGRLCVDKSYYSIIMQCYSEVSKQNGKQYVPIMKADTFNVIEKGQIISDYLLQSANVDLYNNNIIDMSYKDSLENMINRVKIFDVNNNYVDQVENSELVKRYGVFQTSYTVEDDNNTYEVAQNKLYGFSEEIEIEAIGNYSCLTGYAVKAKIWYLDILKDATLYVNADTHTWECGTGKYTMKLTVSLSNKMDLQEVDS comes from the coding sequence ATGATTAAAATATACAGCTTATATGAAGGTTGGCTTTTAACAGATATAACTCCAGTTTGCAAAAGTATTGAATTATCAGCATCAATAGATCAGCCTGCAAGAAAATGCTCATTTAGCATGTTATATTCCTTATCAGATATAAATCAGCCTAGAGTTCAAATATGTCCAGGGACGCTAATAAAGATTGTAGATGAAACTTATGGAGAAATTTTTAGAGGTGAAGTTGTAGATAGGACTTTAGGAAGTTCAAATCAGGAGGAAACTTTTACTTGCTATGATTATATGAGGTTTATCATGAGTTCATCAACAAGCATGAATATTAAGAATATGTCTCCAGAAAGTGTTGTATATAAGGCTTGTGAAGAATTAAACATCAAAGTTGGTAATGTAGTGGAAACTGGAATGCCGATAGGTAGACTATGTGTAGATAAGAGTTATTATAGCATAATAATGCAGTGCTATAGTGAAGTTAGCAAGCAAAATGGAAAACAATATGTTCCTATTATGAAAGCTGATACGTTCAATGTAATTGAGAAGGGGCAAATAATATCAGATTATTTGCTTCAATCTGCTAATGTGGATTTGTACAATAACAACATAATAGATATGAGTTACAAAGATTCTTTAGAAAATATGATAAACAGAGTGAAAATTTTTGACGTTAACAATAACTACGTAGATCAAGTGGAAAATTCAGAGCTTGTAAAAAGATATGGTGTTTTCCAGACATCGTACACAGTGGAAGATGATAACAACACATATGAAGTAGCACAAAATAAGTTATATGGCTTCAGTGAAGAAATAGAAATTGAAGCTATTGGTAATTATAGCTGCTTAACGGGGTATGCTGTTAAGGCAAAAATATGGTATTTAGACATATTGAAAGATGCAACTCTTTATGTTAATGCTGATACTCACACCTGGGAATGTGGAACAGGAAAATATACAATGAAGCTTACAGTAAGCTTAAGTAACAAAATGGATTTACAGGAGGTTGATAGCTAA
- a CDS encoding phage tail protein, which yields MPFELDSALLKVIDGAQKSQKAIDSLSPVASKASESVKAISKASESVDKLESSFKNTRDAVGNTRSAVFDLIQAFTDNTGERSIENIGEKARGVVQSISNVSKAAEDMRTSFKNTKDEIENVKNTASNLYKAFAGTDLGKKSINFIGKQASKVSQKFPKSNGGKASGVLNKGGQVIGKAVDGVQKAKKAVEGLAPVASKATESVQAISKASESVGKVKNSFNDTKDAVGNVRTSVSDLIQAFTNNTGERSIENIGQKAKEVVKSISNASKTVEDLATNFINAKDEIKNVKSTVSDFFKTFKDNDLVKKATDGIGKRASKVAQKIPKLNSAKVSRTVKSAGIGSKGSNVLNIAKQSMGKVGALTPSLSAPLQGLAGSFEKIKGVVSKSFSSIFGIFTKLPLPLQIIIGVVGLLAVAFATNFGGIRDIVMGVFNKISGAAKAAIDTFKKTGSAAQGIGALFTNLFGPKVGNIVTQTINKIITVVKSIVTFIQANMPKIKSIIQNVFKGIQSVWNSILKPVLTFAIQIFSKLISFVMSNWPRIKQTITTVMTAIKTVISTALNMIMAFWNVHGQTIKAVVSSAFNIIKTVIMTVLNVITGVIKTVMQVINGDWSGAWNTIKSTVGTVFNGAIDIIRNILNAIGSIFKDMAKTAISWGKDMIMGIVDGIKGAVGYIEDAISGVADRIRSFLHFSVPDKGPLTDYETWMPDFLKGMGRGIKVNTHLVTEPIKDLAVGIKTGVNKNLSSGSKTSSQGFKGASGLTKDDSSQNGFAITIAKLADSIIIREESDIDKIATALANKLSQTALGMS from the coding sequence ATGCCGTTTGAACTAGATTCAGCATTATTAAAAGTTATTGATGGGGCTCAAAAATCTCAAAAGGCAATTGATAGTCTATCACCAGTAGCTTCAAAGGCATCTGAAAGTGTGAAAGCAATATCTAAAGCATCAGAATCAGTAGATAAACTCGAAAGTAGCTTTAAAAATACAAGAGATGCAGTAGGAAATACAAGATCAGCTGTTTTCGATTTGATACAAGCATTTACAGATAATACTGGGGAAAGATCTATTGAAAATATTGGAGAGAAAGCTAGAGGAGTAGTTCAATCAATATCTAATGTATCAAAAGCAGCTGAAGACATGAGAACTAGTTTTAAGAATACAAAGGATGAGATTGAAAATGTAAAAAACACTGCATCGAATTTGTATAAGGCTTTTGCAGGTACTGACTTGGGTAAAAAATCTATTAATTTTATAGGAAAACAGGCTTCAAAAGTATCTCAGAAATTTCCTAAATCCAATGGGGGGAAAGCCTCAGGAGTCTTGAATAAAGGCGGACAAGTAATAGGAAAGGCTGTTGATGGAGTTCAGAAAGCTAAAAAGGCAGTAGAAGGTCTAGCACCAGTGGCTTCAAAAGCAACAGAAAGCGTACAAGCAATATCTAAAGCATCAGAATCAGTAGGTAAAGTTAAAAACAGCTTTAATGATACAAAAGATGCAGTAGGAAATGTAAGAACGTCTGTTTCGGATTTAATACAAGCCTTTACAAATAACACTGGGGAAAGATCTATTGAAAATATTGGACAGAAAGCTAAAGAGGTAGTTAAATCAATATCTAATGCATCAAAAACAGTTGAAGACTTGGCAACTAATTTTATAAATGCGAAAGATGAGATTAAAAATGTAAAAAGTACTGTATCTGATTTCTTTAAAACCTTTAAAGATAATGATTTGGTCAAAAAAGCTACTGACGGTATAGGAAAACGGGCTTCAAAAGTAGCTCAAAAAATTCCTAAATTAAATAGTGCTAAAGTATCAAGGACTGTAAAATCAGCTGGAATTGGAAGTAAGGGATCTAATGTCTTAAATATAGCTAAACAATCAATGGGAAAAGTTGGTGCGTTAACTCCTTCTCTATCAGCACCATTGCAGGGACTAGCTGGAAGTTTTGAAAAGATTAAAGGTGTAGTTTCAAAGAGCTTTTCATCTATATTTGGAATTTTTACTAAATTGCCATTACCTCTTCAAATAATAATTGGAGTAGTTGGATTACTCGCAGTTGCTTTTGCTACAAATTTTGGTGGAATAAGAGATATAGTTATGGGAGTATTTAATAAGATTTCAGGTGCTGCAAAAGCTGCAATAGACACCTTCAAGAAAACAGGAAGTGCAGCTCAAGGAATAGGAGCTTTATTTACTAATTTATTTGGACCTAAGGTTGGAAATATTGTGACACAGACAATTAATAAAATAATAACAGTAGTTAAATCAATAGTAACCTTTATTCAAGCTAATATGCCTAAAATAAAGAGTATAATTCAAAATGTATTTAAAGGAATTCAATCAGTTTGGAACTCTATATTAAAACCAGTATTAACATTTGCAATTCAAATTTTTAGTAAATTAATAAGCTTTGTAATGTCTAACTGGCCACGTATAAAACAAACTATTACGACTGTTATGACAGCCATTAAAACTGTTATAAGCACTGCTTTAAATATGATAATGGCCTTTTGGAATGTTCATGGGCAGACTATAAAAGCAGTAGTGTCTTCAGCATTTAACATAATTAAAACAGTAATCATGACTGTACTTAACGTAATAACAGGAGTGATTAAAACTGTAATGCAAGTTATAAATGGAGATTGGTCAGGTGCATGGAATACTATAAAAAGTACTGTGGGAACAGTATTTAATGGTGCCATAGATATTATAAGAAATATATTAAATGCAATAGGTTCAATATTTAAAGACATGGCTAAAACTGCTATTAGTTGGGGTAAAGATATGATAATGGGAATTGTAGATGGTATAAAAGGAGCAGTAGGTTATATTGAAGATGCTATTTCAGGTGTAGCCGATAGGATAAGATCATTTCTTCATTTCTCAGTTCCAGATAAAGGTCCTCTTACAGATTACGAAACATGGATGCCGGACTTTTTAAAAGGTATGGGTCGTGGTATTAAAGTTAATACTCATTTAGTAACTGAACCAATTAAAGATCTTGCAGTAGGAATAAAAACTGGTGTAAATAAAAATTTATCATCAGGAAGCAAGACTAGTAGCCAAGGATTTAAAGGTGCTTCTGGATTAACTAAAGATGATAGCTCACAAAATGGATTTGCAATAACAATAGCAAAGCTTGCAGATTCTATAATAATCAGAGAAGAAAGCGATATAGATAAAATTGCAACAGCTCTAGCCAATAAATTGAGTCAAACAGCTCTTGGAATGAGTTAG
- a CDS encoding phage tail assembly chaperone yields MNLVEQLLKIDAGKIEVPSKEVKLKLAKLGNMEITFTCNAISMERYNEIQERVLQVDKKGNIQGFATAQAKIETVLAGVPELRSEELMKHFKAPTPKELMNKIFLPGEVDILADTVTEISGVESTNKKEDIKNS; encoded by the coding sequence ATGAATTTAGTTGAACAATTATTAAAAATAGATGCTGGTAAAATTGAGGTGCCTTCTAAGGAGGTAAAACTTAAGCTTGCTAAACTTGGAAATATGGAGATTACATTCACATGTAATGCTATTTCTATGGAGAGATACAATGAAATTCAAGAAAGAGTACTTCAAGTAGATAAGAAAGGAAATATTCAAGGATTTGCAACAGCACAGGCAAAAATAGAAACTGTTCTTGCAGGAGTGCCAGAGCTTAGATCAGAAGAGCTTATGAAACATTTCAAAGCTCCAACACCAAAGGAACTTATGAATAAGATATTCTTACCTGGTGAAGTTGATATTTTAGCAGATACTGTAACTGAAATTTCAGGAGTAGAATCTACTAACAAAAAAGAAGATATAAAAAACTCATAA
- a CDS encoding phage tail tube protein — translation MPQAKDIINGTWGEVWINGEYVSEVSALQAKVTLTKVDVNFTRDLWKRSKVTGIEGKGTLKLHHISSRMAILMKDNIKQGKQTVCTIISKLADPDSVGAERVVLKDVTFDELTLADWEVKKNVEDTIAFTFSGYDFLDLIEPQ, via the coding sequence ATGCCACAAGCAAAGGATATTATAAATGGTACTTGGGGAGAAGTTTGGATTAATGGAGAATATGTTTCAGAGGTGTCAGCTCTTCAAGCAAAAGTAACTTTAACAAAGGTAGATGTCAATTTTACAAGGGATCTATGGAAGAGAAGTAAAGTAACAGGTATAGAAGGAAAGGGAACATTGAAATTACATCATATATCATCAAGAATGGCAATTTTAATGAAAGATAACATCAAACAAGGAAAGCAAACTGTATGTACTATAATTTCTAAATTAGCTGATCCAGATTCAGTAGGCGCTGAAAGAGTAGTACTTAAAGATGTTACTTTTGATGAATTAACATTGGCAGACTGGGAAGTTAAAAAGAATGTTGAAGATACAATTGCATTTACTTTCTCAGGCTATGATTTCTTAGACTTAATAGAACCACAATAA
- a CDS encoding phage tail sheath subtilisin-like domain-containing protein — MGEPSVDIIFKEAGITAAKRGTRGVVALILKDTMPANYSNPIKMDTIDEIPEALSDFNKEQIKLAMIGYQNPPKQVIAYIEAPDAANYSEAQNYLETIKWDYVVVPSIGQTADGKADTEANITSRATDFATWIKQLRSAKDIRVKAVLPHCPADSEGVINFDTDDIKTAARTYTAAEYCSRIAGMLAGTSLNISATYAPLAEVVDVPHLKKEERDAAIDAGKLILINDGKKVKIDRAVNSFVTTIENKGEDFKKIKIVDIMDLIHDDIKSTAEDNYIGKYPNDYDHKCLLIAAINGYFEGLELEGLLDSSIEGQNRAEIDLDAQKAYLKSQGIDISTMKDQEIKESNTGSQVFVKGQVVILDAIEDIKFQIYI, encoded by the coding sequence ATGGGAGAACCATCAGTAGACATTATTTTTAAAGAAGCAGGAATAACTGCAGCAAAGAGAGGAACAAGAGGCGTAGTTGCACTTATATTAAAGGATACAATGCCGGCAAACTATAGTAACCCAATAAAAATGGATACTATAGATGAAATTCCAGAAGCTTTATCAGATTTTAATAAGGAACAAATAAAACTTGCCATGATAGGATATCAAAATCCACCAAAACAAGTGATTGCTTATATAGAAGCACCAGATGCAGCTAATTATTCAGAAGCTCAAAATTATTTAGAAACTATTAAATGGGATTATGTAGTAGTTCCAAGCATTGGTCAGACTGCAGATGGAAAGGCTGATACAGAGGCAAATATTACTTCAAGAGCAACAGATTTTGCTACATGGATTAAACAATTAAGAAGTGCTAAGGATATTAGAGTTAAAGCAGTACTTCCACATTGTCCAGCTGATAGTGAAGGAGTAATTAACTTTGATACAGACGACATAAAAACAGCAGCTAGAACTTATACTGCTGCAGAATACTGTTCAAGAATTGCAGGAATGCTAGCAGGAACTTCGCTAAATATTAGTGCTACTTATGCACCACTTGCAGAAGTAGTAGATGTTCCGCATCTAAAGAAAGAAGAAAGAGATGCAGCAATTGATGCAGGAAAATTAATTTTAATTAACGATGGAAAGAAAGTTAAAATTGATAGAGCTGTAAATAGCTTTGTAACTACTATTGAAAATAAAGGCGAGGATTTTAAAAAGATTAAGATAGTAGATATTATGGATTTAATACATGATGATATTAAATCAACAGCTGAAGATAATTATATTGGAAAATATCCAAATGATTATGATCATAAGTGCTTGCTCATTGCAGCTATTAATGGTTATTTTGAAGGGCTAGAGCTTGAAGGATTGCTTGATAGCAGTATTGAAGGGCAAAATAGAGCAGAAATTGATTTGGATGCACAAAAAGCGTACTTAAAGAGCCAAGGTATAGATATTTCAACTATGAAAGATCAAGAAATAAAAGAAAGTAACACTGGTTCACAAGTTTTTGTTAAAGGACAAGTTGTTATTTTAGATGCAATAGAAGATATTAAATTTCAAATATATATTTAG
- a CDS encoding phage tail terminator family protein — MINELINSINEMLVEKFPNTKIYTSKLEKEIVRPSFFIRYVTSRQADLNRNSYMNTITMKIIYFGPLDELMNVDLISQNEVWDTMREIFSDGYIKVLGRTAKIRKLRGRAKMSEIHLKLKIDLAQDRNFNAPQSPKAGTFNFKI, encoded by the coding sequence ATGATTAATGAATTAATTAATTCAATTAATGAAATGTTAGTTGAAAAATTCCCAAATACAAAGATATATACATCAAAGTTAGAGAAGGAAATAGTAAGACCTTCTTTTTTTATTCGCTACGTTACCAGCAGGCAAGCAGACTTAAATAGAAATAGTTATATGAATACCATAACTATGAAGATTATTTACTTTGGTCCGCTAGATGAGCTTATGAATGTTGATTTAATATCTCAAAATGAAGTTTGGGATACAATGAGGGAAATATTTAGTGATGGATATATAAAGGTACTAGGGAGAACTGCAAAGATAAGAAAGTTGAGAGGTAGAGCAAAAATGTCAGAAATACACTTGAAACTCAAGATAGATCTTGCACAAGACAGAAACTTTAATGCACCTCAAAGCCCTAAAGCAGGCACATTTAATTTTAAAATTTAA